A region of the Mus caroli chromosome 7, CAROLI_EIJ_v1.1, whole genome shotgun sequence genome:
CCATCTGCTTCCTTATGGCCACAAGGGCTTGGGAACCTCCTCCCACAGCATTGCGATGGGGCAGAGCAAGGCTGGTCTGCCTTGATTTAGCCCACCAGGACAGCAGAGAAGCCATAGAAGCAGGGCCCCCGCTTCAGGGAGAGGAGGACTGCTGTGGAGGACGCTGGATccattgggggaggggagaggatggaGCTTCAAACAAAGATCCCAGGGTCTTTGTCCCAGTCAGCCTCAGGGAcgaccccctcccccaccagggtGCAGGGCCCACTAAACTCCACCTCCCTCGGGTAGCAGCCCGGAATGGAACGAGGTGGGCGGGGGTGTTCATGGCCTTCCTTCCCGGTGTCCTCAGCCACAGATTCCTAAGGGAGCAGGGCTGAAAAGGCCTAGAGCGATTGTTGAGATGGGGTGCACGTCAGGGTTGCAGGATTCCAGTCAGGAGCCCTCTCTGTGGGCGGAGACCAGCACTTTGAAAGTCTGCTGAGGAAGTCTTAGCTGGGAGCACACCTCACTTGGGCCAATCAGCCCAGAGCTAACGCAGCAGCAGACGCGCTTCCGCATTGATCAACAGAGGTGAGCATCTGGGGCGACTCCGTCCGGCCACTACCTACTCAGGGCCCCGCCCACACCTGGTTGCCTCCGGGGCGGGACCGAGTAACGAGCCAATGGGGCGTGGTGGGAGAAGGGTCGCCAATGGGAGTGGGTATGGGGCGGGAGGCACACGCCTCCGAGCTAATGGGGTGCTGTGGGGCGGGGCGTGAAGACCGGGAGCCAATGAGGCCGTGAGGTTGGGCGCGCCGCGGCGCTGGGACAGCAGGTTGAGGCGGCACCGAAGCGCCTAAGTCCCGGAGGCCAGCAAGTACCCAGGTGAGCTGTGCCAGGTTCTCGAGACTCCTGAGCACTGGGCGCGGCATCAGGGAGCCGTCTTCGACCGAGGAGAAGCGAATCTGGGTGAAGGGACGTGTGGTGGCCGTGCTGCACCTGCGTCTGTCCGCTGCGGAGTGGGACGTCTGGATCCCGCGCAGCCGGGGATCAGCCGTGAGCCGGGCTGtgcccacccccgcccccagtgGGGCGGGACCACCAGAACCCAGAGCACTGGCTGGACGGGAGGGACTGCAGAGGCGGGCCGGGGACTGGCGTGGGGCAGAGGGCGCTCCTCAGGTCTGGGGTCGGTTCGGAGATGGAGGTCTGTCTGAGTTGTgactctcagcttctcccaggCCCAAGACTGTACCCTCCCTGGGGGGGGCGTTTCCATGACAGAGGACGGCGGCGTTGTATTTGCATATAGTCATTACTAGGTGCCTGGGGACGGTCGCCCGCGTGAAAAGGGTAGTGGCCTTTGAGCCAGGTGACCGGGGGACAGGAAAACCTGGACCTGGTTAATGATTCACCCTGTTCctggagtggggtgggtgggacaAGAGAAGGCTGGTGAAGGAGGGGACGCCTCAAAATGCTCATGAGGGCCAAACTAGTTCCCCAGCCACTCCAGGAATGTGTGGCCTGCGGGTGGGGCTGGGCACAGGAGGGCAGGGCTGAAGGGCCACAGTCCTGAGCCAGTTGTTGTGGCAAGCCAAGAGAAGAGGGCCAGGCTTTGGTAGAGGGAGACCTGACCTGATCTCATGGCCTGTGCCCTCCCCACAGGACAGGGATGGTCTTGGAGCTTGTGGCCATGGAGCTGAAGGTCTGGGTGGACGGCATCCAGAGGGTGGTCTGTGGGGTCTCAGAACAGACCACCTGCCAAGAAGTGGTCATTGCGCTGGCCCAAGCTATAGGTGAGTTTCTTGGGGACAAGGAAACCAAACTGGTGGGACTATGGTCTAACAGCATCTTCCCTTTCATGGAGGGTGGGGTTGATTGCTCTGTTCTTCAAGCCAGTAGATAGAGGGGGGACATAGGCTGAACCCGTCTCTCCTCCACAGGCCAGACAGGTCGATTTGTCCTTGTCCAGCGTCTTAGGGAGAAGGAACGACAGCTGCTGCCGCAGGAGTGTCCAGTGGGAGCCCAGGCCACCTGTGGACAGTTTGCCAATGATGTTCAGTTTATCCTGAGGCGGACAGGGCCTAGCCTGTCTGGGAGGCCCTCCTCAGACAACTGTCCACCCCCAGAACGATGCCCAGTTCGAGCCAGCCTTCCCCCAAAGCCATCGGCAATACCAGGCCGTGAGCCACGCAAAGCACTGACCTTCAACTTTAGATGTCCCAAGCCGGTCCCCAGCCCATCTATTCCTGAGCCTGCAGCCCTGGTAGGACCCATACCAGATGGCTTTGCAGACCTGCAAGACCTAGAACTCAGGATACAGAGGAACACTGAGGAGCTAGGCCATGAGGCCTTCTGGGAGCAAGAACTGCAACGAGAACAAGCCAGGGAGCGCGAGGGACAGGCACGCCTGCAAGCACTGAGTGCAGCTACTGCTGAGCATGCTGCCCGGCTGGAGGCCCTGGATGCCCAGGCCTGTGCCCTGGAGGCAGAGCTTCGACTGGCTGCTGAGGCCCCTGGTCCTCCTTCAGCCACAGCGTCTGCTGCTGAGCGCCTACGCCAGGACCTAGCCACCCAGGAGCGGCATAGTCTGGAGATGCAGGGCACCTTGGCCTTGGTGAGCCAGGCTCTGGAGGCTGCTGAGCACGCTCTGCAGGTGAGCCCAGATCTGGACCCCTGTCAACTTCGCTACCTGCTACACAGCCAGTCTCAACTCTCCACCTGCTGCACAGGCAGTTTGGGGATCTGTTAGAGAATCAGACCAGGGAGCATACTGTATATGGAAAAGAAGGTTGTGGCCTTGTCCCTGAAGATCCTCTGTACCCCCAGGCCCAGGctcaggagctggaggagctgaacaGGGAACTCCGTCAGTGCAACCTGCAACAGTTCATCCAGCAGACAGGGGCTGCattgccaccaccacctccacagcTGGATAGAACCATCCCCAGCACACAGGTCAGAGTAATTCTgggaagaggtggggggggggctaccCTCCCCCCCAGATCTATCTCAGCTGACCTGCTTTCCCCACAGGACCTTCTGTCTCCAAATAGAGAAGAACTCCAGGGAGTCCCCCAGAGCCACATCCTAGTGTCCAGCCTGAGTCCCGAGGGTATGTTTCTCTCCCTACCCCCATTTCcaccacacaccccaccccatccatggGAAGGGCCCAGCTCTGGTCTCAGCCCATTCAGCCTGTGTCTTTCTCACAGTTCCCCCCATGAGGCAGAGCTCCTGGAGGTAGCAGTTCCTGCCCAAGTAGGGGTCATGAAGACAGAAGAGCCGGCACAGCTGGGATGAGCCGCCTGGATAGCAGGAGAGTATGATCACAGGACTCTTTCCCTAAAGCTAAGATGTCCTGCGGTTTCTGCTTCAGGGCGGGAGGAGTGCTGGCAACTGTTATTCTAGTCTCTTTCAAATCTCCCAAGTCCTCTGAAGAAGTAATAAATGGGTACAGTTCAGAACTTAGCAGGCCCCAAAGGCATGGAGAGAAGCATGGCCAGTGTATTCatcctgtgtgtgcctgctgtgTACTCCACTGTATGTGTGCTGCCTTCCCCGTCCTGACAACCTCAATAAATTACCTTCCAAAGGTGCTTCAGTGTGTCCTGAGGTTGCACTGCACTGTCTGCAGTTCAGAACCTGAGGCCCATGTGGCTACTGCTGGGTTCTCGAGAAAGCACTGTAGCTCCCAGAGACCTATGCTGTGAGTGTTCCTAGGGATGTTTATCTGTCACCCCCTAGCCTGGTGAGGCGTGCCAGCTCAGCCCtggcctgggttttttttttatccgGACCCTTCTTCCCTGGCTTTCCTTGTTTGGCCCGTGTGCCACCAGCATCAGGAACTGAGGATGCCAGGACAAGCCAGACCTGCCCATCAGGTTTGCTGAGAACTTGTGGGGGCGAGTCCTGAACTCCTAGGTCAACTTTGTGACTTCTGGGTTGGCTAGGCCCAGGGAATTTTCCCTAGAAAACTTTGTTAGCCCCAAGGTAGATATGGACATTGAATGGGTAGGGCTGTCCCTCTCTTAGGGTGAGTATGAAGCCTGATTGTTAGCCTCCAGGTTTGACATTGGGGCAAGGATGCTTCCACAGTCCGCTCACTTCTACTCTGGCTCTTGAGCTGATACTGAACTCTTCCAAAACCTTGGTTACCCAGCAGGCCATATACTCCTagttcctggggctggagatttTTGTGAGGATCAGAACCATCAGTGACAAGATGGGTACACCATAGATTATGAGTGTCTTTACACCGTATTAATGAGGACACTTGGGACCAGCTCAGCTTTCTCTCCAGCTGGCTCCTGAGCTAGGCTCACTGTTCCTCATTTCTTCTGGGTCAGATAGAAAGGGGACGTTAAAAGCCTGCAATGGAGGAGCAAGGAAGCCATCCATGTGAGTTCAAGAGAGCTGCTTAGTGGTCAGGGCCACCAGGAGCTCACTAAGAccgtattttctttctttccttttctttttctctgtgtggccctggctattcTGTAACTCACAGTATAGACCGGGctggatccacctgcctctaccttcccggtgctggattaaaggcatgtactgccATTGCCCAGCAGACCATATTCTTGCCTGGAgcaggaaacagggaaggggagaggctAGGCCACAGAGGGAGGCTCCTGATCTGGTGTCAACAGGCCAGAATGCtcctgtctgcattccagcctgAGCCTGCTGTAGCCTAGACCTGCCTAACCTGTGGCAGGCAGGGTCAAGCAAAGGGTCACACAGAATGGATCCTAGAGTGCAAAAGCCACTAGGAATGGATCCTTGGTGGGAATTCAGGGGTCTGAGGAACCCGATCCTACCCACTCCTGAAGCCCTACCTACACGCCGGAGAGTTGAATAGACTTCTTGGCACTGGTTCTAAGCCCAAGACACAGACTAGTAGTGCAGTACCCAGAGACCACTCCACCCAGGGAGCTAGGCAGGGCTAACCTTTATCGTCCTCATTTGAGCCTGTCACGTTTCCTAGCAAAAACACACCAGTGCTCCCTATGTCCTGAAAGGTGCCTGTTCCTCCGGAGGCCCCTGCCCAGGCCAGGTGTAGTCTGCAGTATGCTGTTCCCGGTGGCACTGAAGAATCTGCCAAGCCTTCTTCAGGTAGCCACTATGCTTTGAGGGGGAAAGGCTGATAGAGCTCTGCTCCTCTGTGGCTGTTTTCAAGTGGACAGAATCCCATACTCCAAACAGTTGCTAGACCCTTTTGAACCACCAAGCAAGCCTTTGAATTGATGAAAAGTTTACTTTGGAATTTTGTAACGACTTTGGAGACTACAGTGTGATGGCTGAAGCAAAGAACAGACAAGCTGCCCACACATGTCTGGTCCCTGGCAGGGCAAGACCTGGCTGAGTGATGTCAGGTCCTTACCAGCTGTCAGTGTTGGGGTAGCCTTGTCTGGGCAATCCAGCCAGAGGTCAGGGCCAGGCTCTGCTAGGCCCCCACCTAGTCACAGTGGTCTTGTTCATTTCCAGCAGAGAAGTGGACATAAGAACCCTGGTTCAGAGGATCTCCCCACTAAGTAGCTCTCCAACAAAAAGAGTCAGCTTCATAGTTTCTCAACCCAGAGGCTGCATGACCCTCCCCATCTGCAGAGCACTCAAATCAGAGTTTAATACCAGTGCCAGTCTAGAAAGGCCTGGATTAAGCCTGCCCCTCCATCTCCAGGGACTGGACTGGCTCTAGATGTCCTGGCCCTGTAGCCTAAAGCTTCCCTGGATATCCTTTTCCACTTTTCCATGGACTTGAGAACACCTAGCAGGAGTGCCCTGGGGAAAAGGCCTGTCCCAGGAGCCCATCGAGAGATCCATGGTACTGAAAGTGGCAGAACCAGGCAGAAGCATTCAGCTGCCAATGTCTTCCTGGAGGTGGCCCTCAGGAGGTGGGTCCTGTAGGTTCTGGTCCTGTTGGCTGAAGTTCACACCTGTGCCTGCCCAGAGAGTCTCTGGGCTTGATGACTTTGACAGTGGCTCTTCTGGGGACTGCACAGTCTGGAACCCTAATACACATAAGAAGAAAGTTCCCTCCAAGAGGGTTATCTGGCCCAAGCTCTGACCCACAGGTGCAGGACAGAGAAGCCCCCAGCCCAACGTGTCTCAGCTGGGCTCCTACAAGCAGGCCTCTCTGTAGGTACAGTCTTCTAGTGACCTGCTACCACCCTTTCTATCTGAATCCAGGTGCCCTTCCTCCGCCCCAGAGTGAGCCATCTGCCCGCCGTCCAGACTCCAGTCACAGAAGGGCCAGGGGTTCGCGCTGCCCAGGGACAGATCAGCCGCTGTCACACGCACAGTGGGTCCGGAGCAACGCAGTGTGCGGTGGGCAGTGGCTGTCCTGAGCCTGGAGGGGCTGCCCTGGCGGGTGGGCAAGTGGAGGGGGGTCCTCCTCTCCCGTCCCCGCCCTCATCTCCTCTAACTTGGGCAACAGAGCCACTCCTCTCTTGTCCCGCCCAATCCCCATATCCCCCTGAGAAAAGCAGCCTCGAAGGTGCTCCCCCATCCGCCAACCTTGTAACCCTTCTATTTCACCTGCGACCCCGGCGCAGGGCCATAGCCAGCTCTTGGATCAACTTCAGTGGCAGCAGTGGCCACACTCACACCCAAGGCGGGCCCCAATCGGGTTCAGTTACCCCGCCCCATATGCAAATAGTCTATCTTGCAGCCAATAGCCGGTCTAGTAGGGCCCACCCTGAAGGGCTGCAGCCAGTGAACACGAGGGGGAGGCATCACGCCCCGCCCGCCGCCGAGCAACCCTTCGCGGGCGAGGCCGGCGCGTTCCTTTCTGCACGTCGGCTTGGGGAGGGGCCGCCACCTGCTGGGCGGGGCTTGTAGGGAGGACTCGCTGGACAGTGTCTCCCTATGATTGGGCGTTGGTACAACCCAAGGCATGCCTTTTCCTCGATCGGTGGTACGGCCCGGGCTCTCTGCATCTGGGCCTGGAGTTGGCACTGCTCCCTGGTAGTGAAGTGCTTCATTGGCCCAGAGCAATGAGACAGCTGGACAAGGCAGGCCCTTTGAGGCAAAGAAACAGCAGCCCCGCCTCCCAGACTGATGTTTAGGCGGGCTGGTTATTCCCCCACCCAGTCGAAGGACGGCTCCCCTTCGGGAACTCATAACTCTCCAGGCACACGTAGTCCTGGCAGTGACCCAGGGATGGCCTGGAAGGCCAGGGACACCATGCCCTCGGGAGGCACGTTCGCCCCTGCCTTTCTTCAGACCTAATAGATCCTCAAAGATGTGTGTCCATCTGGCTGTGAGAAGTGTGTTCTgtctctggctagcctggagatCCCAGGGGTCTGGGGAATCCCTTCTCTACAGTGAGATTTGTCTTTGCCCTGTAAGCGACCTACTCTGGAGGGAGAGTCCTGCCGAGCTCTGGGCTCTCAGAGGGCTTGCCCCAGTCTTTTGAAAAGTAGGTGAAAGTGCCAGCATCAGTTATTGGACTCCTTGGAGGAGATCCAAAGCAATGGGATGGAGGTGCAGCCAGAAGAGACCTCCTTCCCTACACACCTCCCTCACCCCTGGTTGTTCCTTGGAGGAATCGTGGGGCATATAGCTCATAACCACTCAACAAGATGCAGCAGCTGCTCTTTTGCTTCTGAGGCAGAGatcatcttttctctttcctgtctacCTCAACCAGTCTTCCACACCATCCTCAGAGATAACCTTGCTCCAGGCAAGTCCAAAGGCCACCTTTGTCCACCTCAGATACCCTGGTCCTTGGCTCAGGGTCCAGCCCCTCAAtcctctcccctgcttctttgaCCTCCATATATCCTGAATCTTATAAAGTCTGGGCTGGAGCCAGCCAGCTGCCAGAAACTCAGTCTAGGCAGCAAAGTACTAAGGCCCTAAGGCAAATCCATATGCAGaatgttgggcatggtggccaCATAGGGATGTAGCACAGAGAGGCCAGGAGCTGACTCGGTTTctacagagggtcagaaattgAAAAGTCAAGCTGGAAGTCCTGATGGACGCTTGTTAAAACAACAGAGAGATTATACCCCTATAACCTTGAAtagaggcaggaacaggaggGTATGATGCAAGTTTCAGTCCAGCCTtctgagagaaagacagagagagaaagagaaaggcttgGATCATGAGGACCCTGAAGGAACTCCTAGGAATTATTGGGACGCCTGAGAAGGTTCACATCTTGAAGGTAAGGCCTAGGTTCAGAGGAAAGATGTCAGGGATTAGGGAGAAATAGGGAGAAACTTAGCTCGTTCCTGCCATTGCTAGGATGTTTCCCACCTGCGTCTCAGAACTTCCCATCTGAAAAGCAACCCTTACTGCCCTGTGTCACCGGTGGGTACTGTACAAACGTCTGTCCAAATCCTATTATGGACTATAATTGTGACTTTGCAGAAGAAGTCTtccaagtgccagaattaaaaGTGTATAGCTGTAGCTGAAGGGATCAGTTGAGCtcactcacttctctctctctctctctctctctctctctctctctctctctctctctctctctttNNNNNNNNNNNNNNNNNNNNNNNNNNNNNNNNNNNNNNNNNNNNNNNNNNNNNNNNNNNNNNNNNNNNNNNNNNNNNNNNNNNNNNNNNNNNNNNNNNNNNNNNNNNNNNNNNNNNNNNNNNNNNNNNNNNNNNNNNNNNNNNNNNNNNNNNNNNNNNNNNNNNNNNNNNNNNNNNNNNNNNNNNNNNNNNNNNNNNNNNNNNNNNNNNNNNNNNNNNNNNNNNNNNNNNNNNNNNNNNNNNNNNNNNNNNNNNNNNNNNNNNNNNNNNNNNNNNNNNNNNNNNNNNNNNNNNNNNNNNNNNNNNNNNNNNNNNNNNNNNNNNNNNNNNNNNNNNNNNNNNNNNNNNNNNNNNNNNNNNNNNNNNNNNNNNNNNNNNNNNNNNNNNNNNNNNNNNNNNNNNNNNNNNNNNNNNNNNNNNNNNNNNNNNNNNNNNNNNNNNNNNNNNNNNNNNNNNNNNNNNNNNNNNNNNNNNNNNNNNNNNNNNNNNNNNNNNNNNNNNNNNNNNNNNNNNNNNNNNNNNNNNNNNNNNNNNNNNNNNNNNNNNNNNNNNNNNNNNNNNNNNNNNNNNNNNNNNNNNNNNNNNNNNNNNNNNNNNNNNNNNNNNNNNNNNNNNNNNNNNNNNNNNNNNNNNNNNNNNNNNNNNNNNNNNNNNNNNNNNNNNNNNNNNNNNNNNNNNNNNNNNNNNNNNNNNNNNNNNNNNNNNNNNNNNNNNNNNNNNNNNNNNNNNNNNNNNNNNNNNNNNNNNNNNNNNNNNNNNNNNNNNNNNNNNNNNNNNNNNNNNNNNNNNNNNNNNNNNNNNNNNNNNNNNNNNNNNNNNNNNNNNNNNNNNNNNNNNNNNNNNNNNNNNNNNNNNNNNNNNNNNNNNNNNNNNNNNNNNNNNNNNNNNNNNNNNNNNNNNNNNNNNNNNNNNNNNNNNNNNNNNNNNNNNNNNNNNNNNNNNNNNNNNNNNNNNNNNNNNNNNNNNNNNNNNNNNNNNNNNNNNNNNNNNNNNNNNNNNNNNNNNNNNNNNNNNNNNNNNNNNNNNNNNNNNNNNNNNNNNNNNNNNNNNNNNNNNNNNNNNNNNNNNNNNNNNNNNNNNNNNNNNNNNNNNNNNNNNNNNNNNNNNNNNNNNNNNNNNNNNNNNNNNNNNNNNNNNNNNNNNNNNNNNNNNNNNNNNNNNNNNNNNNNNNNNNNNNNNNNNNNNNNNNNNNNNNNNNNNNNNNNNNNNNNNNNNNNNNNNNNNNNNNNNNNNNNNNNNNNNNNNNNNNNNNNNNNNNNNNNNNNNNNNNNNNNNNatggttgtgagccaccatgtggttgctgggatttgaactctggaccttcggaagagcagtcgggtgctcttacccactgagccatctcaccagcccctgtttggCATTCTTATTGCTAGGTATCAGGTAGGGCAGAAGACAATGTCTAGGCTCAGTGTGGACCCAGCTCTGTATTACTCACTGTTCAGATGGCGGGGAAGGAGCTAAACCCTCCGGAAGAGGCTGGACAGAATAAAGGGAATGCATAGCTTAGTCACCTTCTATACATGCCAAGAACACGTATGTCATTTCTATGTCTGTACTACTGCTAGACATGATTGGTTGATACTTGCGTTACTTGCACTTTacaggtagaggcagaaggattaggagttcaaggctatccttagctacatagcatgTTTAAGGCCTGCTTGGACTACAAGAGGCCCtatgtcaaaacaacaacaacaacaacaaaaaggtactaccagccgggcgtggtggcatatacctttaatcccagcactcaggaggcagaggcaggcggatttctgccagggctacacagagaaatcctgtctcgaaaaaaaaaaaggtactacGTATGCTGGATTTGGCCTGGTTTGGCAATGGGCAGCTTTCTGCCAGCACCTTTCCTCCCACACTTGATAAACATGCGTGGATGTGGCTATATAGGTTCTGTACTGCTCAAAGATGCTGAGGAAGAGTTTttcatgtgtcactgtggacgcGTTCGTTTATTATAcaagtttttcctttttcagtagCTTCCTCCCACATTAAAGGCAGCTACAGAGGAAGGTAGGTAGAAGGGGCTGGCTTTTGTCTATGGGGGCTTCAGGTTCGTTAGGGGCTGCTAGTCTTTTTCCTTCCCACGGGATTCAGTGGGTGTTGACAGGTATTCCCCTATCTGATGATCATCACCAGGTAGGCAATGTTTGTGCAGACGAACCAATATATGTAGAGATACAAGCTGCGAGGGAAGAAGAGGTATTTGTTTCAGAGTGAGGGTGGTctcccagcaccccccccccccgctttatCACGCTGAACCCAAAATAAAGCTTTCTCCCTGCATTTACCAGACCAGTAGTCACAGTGGCCTCTGCAGCAAGCATGATCAACATCCATCTCTATCTCACAGCAAAGGATACTgtggtggctattcctggttgtcagcttgactatatttggaatgaactacaatccagaattggaaggctcaccagtgacccttatctggaggcttggagatagaagtttctgatctggatcttggtatggagatcttgagccatagtggctatggattccagaagatcaaatctcagagttcaaggtcatctgggattaaaggtgtggtggaacacacctttaatctgggctacaccttctgctggagacaatataaggacattggaagaagggagtcttgctctcgctcctttgcctgcttgcaatgtgggactgagtaactgctagatccttggacttccgttcacagctactactgaaccattgttgggaattgggctgcagactgtaagtcatcaataaattcctttactatatagagactacccataagttctgtgactctagagaaccctgactaatacagatactAAGTCACATAGAGGATGGGAAGCTCATCTCAAGCTACACATGTGATGGTACACAAGTGATGGTCTAAAGTACCTGAGTCTAAATCCTCTTCCATCCGGATCCAATTGAATGGTCCACAGAAAAGGGAGGACAGGACGTGTTCCAAGGGAACTGTTTCTGACACCGTCCTTTTTTCTTTACTTCCAAGCagtaacaatatttttaaagttattagttctgtgtttgtatgtgggtatATACACAAGAgcaggtgtcctcagaggccagaggcattgaaTCTCTTGGAGCtgaggttgagagccaccatgtgggtgctggggattgaactctggttctctggaagagcagcaaccaCCTCTCTAAGACCACCGTTAGGAATATTgatcattttccttatttatttatttatttatttatttatttatttatttttaaagacttattgtGTATACCtaattctgtctgcatgtatgtctacaggccagaagagggcgccagatctcattatagatggttgtgagccaacttgtggttgctgggaattgaactcaggacctctggaagagctcttaacctctgaaccatctttcAGCCACgatatttctcctttttaaactCCTTTAAATTTCCGCTTCTTAGCTACTTCTACTTATTGCTCTCTTCCCAGCAAATCAGCAAATTTACTGCATAGTTACCATGCTGGCCTTTCCTGTTCAGTCTTCCGAGTTTCTCTATACTTCCTCCAAGACTGATACTCTCAGAGTCTCAGTAGCCTCTCCCTTACTCCCAGCCCCATCGTTTTTGAGTTAAGAGTCTCATGTAGTCTAGACTGTTTTTGAACTCCCTGTGTATGCAAGGACGACCTTCTATATAATCTTGCCTATGCTTCCATATCTAGTTTATTTTGTGCCAGGGATGAACCCATGACTCTGGGCATGCCAGTCAAGCACCCCTCCATCTTATCCACCCCCCTGCTCCCaggtcctttctttcctttgagacaaagagggtctctttgtagccctggctgttctggaacttactatgtgcaccaggctagccttgaactcacagtggtcCGCCTGTCtcattctgagattaaaggttatGTCACCCTGTCCAGCCCCAGATCCCTTCTTGATGTATGTGTTTGCttctcctttccttgttttcttcagCACCCCATCCTTGAGTTTCTTTGTAGAATTTGGACTTTTTAGCACTGAAAGTCCCAGGTTTCAAAGCTGGTCCCTACTACCACCACATTTTATCTCCAAGGCAGCCTTTTGTCCTCTGCTCTCTGGGGCTAACCCTAGctttccctcttctaagtagaCTCCTGTCTCCTCATCTTCatattcttccttccctttcctccctgcccctctcatCCAGTTTCTCAGTAAATCTACagtctgtcttcttcttctcctcctccttctcctccttctccttcttcttcttctttttttttttcgagacagggtttctctgtatagccctggctgtcctggaactcactttgtagaccaggctggcttcaaactcagaaatccgcctgcctctgcctcccaagtgctgggattaaaggcatgtgccaccatcacctggctcttctttctttttttattgttttttttttttttggtttttgagacagggtttctctgtgtgtccctggttgtcctggaactcactctgaagaccaggctggccttgaactaagaaatcggcctgcctctgcctcccaaatgctgggattaaaggcatgcaccaccactgccaggctataGTCTGTCTTCTATTCCTATCAAAAGTCATCCCTTCTGAGCCACAGTGGTCCCTGGACCACAAAATGGGCAGTTGAGTCCAGTGAGCCATGATTGCCACCTGTTTAGTACCTCAGTGTCCTCTGAGCCCCTCAGCCTCTAGGTCAGTCTTAGTTTTGTGGGTCTGAATTTTCCCTCTGAGTCCTCTCGTTGTTCTGCCCCTAATCCTACtatgctccaaactttgtcccctCTCACCAGGCCTTTATGCATACTAGGCAAGAAAGTGTCCTACTGCCAGGCGGTAACCTCTAGTTCTG
Encoded here:
- the Rassf7 gene encoding ras association domain-containing protein 7, translating into MVLELVAMELKVWVDGIQRVVCGVSEQTTCQEVVIALAQAIGQTGRFVLVQRLREKERQLLPQECPVGAQATCGQFANDVQFILRRTGPSLSGRPSSDNCPPPERCPVRASLPPKPSAIPGREPRKALTFNFRCPKPVPSPSIPEPAALVGPIPDGFADLQDLELRIQRNTEELGHEAFWEQELQREQAREREGQARLQALSAATAEHAARLEALDAQACALEAELRLAAEAPGPPSATASAAERLRQDLATQERHSLEMQGTLALVSQALEAAEHALQAQAQELEELNRELRQCNLQQFIQQTGAALPPPPPQLDRTIPSTQDLLSPNREELQGVPQSHILVSSLSPEVPPMRQSSWR